The nucleotide window GAGGAGGCTTTTGATTCGGTACTGAATGAGTACGATGCGGCTCTTGAGCTGGCGCTATGCCGCTGCAGGGTGTGGTAGGTAAGAGATGCAGGTGCGCGATCGAGGAGATGCAGGGACCTGCAGGAACATGGAGGGTGTGTATGGGCTGTGGTTTTTCCAGAGCGCTTCTTGTGCGATGATCGCGGTGGATGGAGGGTACATGGGTGGCTTGAGATCGCGTAGGATGGTCTCGCAGGACTCCGATAGATGGACTCGCCCTCGCACCGCCGATGGCCTGTGCGGCCGACGCGGGCCATGGTATTTTGCGCACGCTCAGTGTCGTGAAGAGAAGACTACCACTACTCAGTCTGTTCAAGCCCCGTCTAATCTCTTCAAATTGACTATGCGGGCTACTCTTTTCGAATAGAGGATGTAGAGGGCAAAGGCGCAGGTTACGGGTTAACGCATTTTGCTATGAGAAGCACCTGCGTCCTATTAGAAGCAGTAGATCGAGAAATAGAACTACATGTGTTGAGGAAGCGCAGGTCGCTATTAAGACGACACCCTTGTGAATTACTGTTCACATGCGGGTTTGTTCTCAGAAAATGCGAAATTTGCACGGTATGTGGAAGCCCTTGGTGCTTTGCTATTGTAACAAAGGGCTTGCTGTCGCGGTTGTGGATGAAAGACGAACCTCTTTTTCACGATATATACTCCTGTAATCCAGCCCGTAAATCGCAGGACATCTTGAAATCCAACGTGGTATAGATCGTCCCCTACTTCACTGCCAACATGCCATCCCCGACCCCTCACATACCTCCTCTCATATATCTCGCTACTCGTAAAATATTGCAGTGTCCCTAGCCATAACATATCCCAACGCACCGTGTACGCGATGATTCTCACCCGTCTCAAACTCGATTATGTAGGAATCAAAAATGCGCTGTATAGTGTGGACACCGCAGAACACGTGAGAGACCGTGAAGTTGGTGGTCATGAAGTCTTGTAGATGTGCCAGTCGGGTTACATTGTCGGGATTGGTTGGGGGAGTGTGGGTAGGCTCTTCCTCTACCGAATAGAGGGGTATCTGAGAAAGTGAACCTATGTGACCTCTTGAGGTAGGCGTTGGAATAAAGACCTGTGGCAAGGCAGCAGAAGACCAGACTGGAATTTGTGAGGTTGGAGGAGGAACGTGGGGCTCTGGTTCCGACTCAGGTAAACGTGGTGAATATTCAGACGACGCACGTGGGACTGGTGAATGTTCGGGCGACGTAGATGGGCGTTGTGAATCGCTGTACCACAAAGGTGGGCGTCGTGAAAATTCGGGCTCCTCAGGTACATAGTCGACCGACCAGATCGATGCCCGATAGAACGGTTGTATTTGAGCATGCGCCACGCTCCCACGGCCTGGAAGAATCTGCCTCGACTGATCGTGCAAAGCCTCCGAGGCAAACATCGCAGCCATCTCACTCATTTCCTCCACCACCCTCCACTGCATGCGGCGACGAGAATCCGGTGCAAAGAACGTTTCCTCGAGCTCTTCTTGCATCACTTCATATCTCTGGCGATTTGTCAACGGCGCATACCGAAACAACGTCTTCCGGCAAGATGGACAGGCGTCGCGCTGCGGGCTCGCGCTCTCGGCCCACTCGATGAGGCATTTGCGGTGGAAAATATGATTGCAGTCTTGGATCGACACCATGTCATAGGACGCTTCGTTGAAGTCCTCTTGGCAGACGACGCAGATGCTGATATCCGCGTACTGGGGCGCGCCGGGCAGGATGCACAGGGGCTGGAGGTAGTCGCGGTAGAACTGACTGCGAGTTGGCAGCGTCATGATGGTCTGTATATGGCAAACGGTTCCTCTCCTTAATGATATTCTGGTGTTTTTCGAGTGGTGATGGGTGGGCGGGCGCTGGATTTTTAGGGGTGGGTGGATGCGGAAGGGAAAGAATGGACGACGACCAAACTGCAAGAAGTCGCCCCAGCAGGCAGCCGCGCTCATTTTCTTATTACATGCGGAATATACTGGGAGACAATAGTAAGTCAAAGGAAAAGAAAGGTTTTCTGGCACTATTTCTACTCTCAGGCGGCCCGCTGTTTGCTGTGGTCACCCGCTGCGTTGGGTGGTGATGGACGGCAGCTGCGCAGCATGGTCAGTCACTTCGGAAAATCAAGGACCCCTACAACATCTGAGGGTTCAAAAAGTTGGCTTAGCATCCTAAACCACGATTCAGCGCGAGCGCATAGCCAAGGTCTACATTTCTGCCATCTTGAGATGGACTGCTTCGCACTCTTGAACTAGATCACAGATACTGCTAACGCACGATCTACCTGACATCGCAAATAGTAAAAACCGCAGAGAATTCGCGAAATTGCATGCTCTATCGCACGCCGAGATATTCTGTAGCATTCTGCGCTTAGTAACATACTTGCCAACAAGTGCCGATGCTGTCACTGAGGTCTGCACAGGAAGTTCTGTCCGCCTGTTGAAGAGCAATTTCTAGCGTCCGCGCGAAAAATCAAGCATGTCTTTTCAGGGGAAGTACGGGGTGGTAGATTGAACAGCAACTATGTCTCACGTTGTCGCAAATGAGCCGACTACGAGTTTGCATGTCCTACTGCATTGTTGCGACTGTAAGACAAGCGAGTCATCGTGCGCTTCCGCCATGGAAGACATCACCTCCAATCTTGATTATTAACTTCGTTATATCTCACTGAAATTGCATCTTAAGAAAGTTTATATCAATAGCTCAGCACCATGTACCGCCGTTCAACGGCCCCCACGGCCTCCACCTCCATACACACCAGCCCACGAGAAGTGCTAACCCTAGACCCACAGCTAATCGTAAACACGATTCACAGCGCCTTAACACCAAAGATCTTCAAGAACCCCACACCCAAGAATTTTGCCGCGCTCAAAAGTTTCGCTGCTAGACTCTCACAACGCGTTAAGACCGACGTCTACGCCTTGATTCCAGTCTCAGCCACAGATCCAACAACAGACTGGGAAGTCACTGTCTTCAGATCAATCATTGCTACATTCCCATCACGGAGAACCTAGCAGTCCTAAAAGAAGATGCTGAGTATATCTTGCTTCTTGCAACCCTGCTTATACTAGCGTTTGAGCTTCTATTCCTGTGCGCTAAGAGCAAAGCGGAGAAGATGTGTGGTTTTCTCGCGCAGGCTTTTGGGGAGTATCTTATAGAGCCAGAGATTGTCCGCGCGGTAGATGAATTGCTCGAGGTAAAGCGACGCAGGCTAGCTAGAAAGTCCGCTGATAGGAAGGTGCTGCAAGCGATTCAGGACGTGCGGATGTTGATGCCTGATATCAAGCAATGCACTACATTGTGGAGACAGAGTACGGCAATTAGACCGCCAAACGCGATTGCCCGGGATAGTGTATCAAAAATTGCCGAGCAATCCACGGCGCTGTCAATACCAAGCATGCACGGCGCGGTGGTCAAGAAAGAAGACGACAGAGCACCCGAAAGATCCTCGCACGCACCCATCTGGCGAAACAACACCGTTCATGTATCCAGATGGAGCGCATCAACAGCCTCAACACTCCAACCCTCTCAATCATGCCCGCCCGCCATCCCGCAAACACCTCCCGAGAAATCCACGTCAAAATCATCCTCAAACCCAACAGTACCTACAACATCCACTCCATCACATCCATCGCCTACACCGGCAATACCGCAACCCTCAAATCCGCCTTAGGTCTCGAAGCGCACCTCAAACCCGGTTGTATCATCCTCCCCAACCCCTCGTATGCAGATGCCATGGTGCTTAAGCGCAGCGAGACAGCCACCGATGGTTTCGTAGCAGAGGTGATCATCCCTCCCGCGCACCGCTATCACGTTGTCAAGGTGAATGATGTGCGGGAAAAGGGGGATGCGCCCGGTTGGACGATTGTGGAAACGACGGATGCGTTGTTTGAGGTTGGGGGTGGGGATTATGTTGTTAGGCGGAAGAATTTCGGGAGGAGTGTTATTATTGAGAATTTGGGTGAGTAGGAGGGGGGTGCTTGATGGGTCTGGTTGGGATGTGCTGGGTGGCGCCGGCGTTGGGGCTGGGGTTAGCGGCTGTAATTATGGCATgtattgagaagctggcactattagtagtagtatgactacctaatagagcgctctctaaggcacaacggtagtggtggtacgactcgtattgtattgactaaggagctattcacacgtttgtagatccgtgttgcgtgcagctgcgtccaagctccccgctaggacccacctgcacgtgtcaccaatcatgtgactactcctccgcttgataccaccaagtcacttacggactgtattctcaacactcccccacaGGCCTTACGTGACTTGTTCTAGTGCCCTTCATCAATAACTCCCAGCATCTTCTTAAACCTTTCGAAAGCAACTCTCTGCAGTGGCTTAGTCATTCCGTCGGCAACCATCTCGTCAGTCGGAATATAAGAAATCTAGAGCTTCTTCTGCTCAGCTAGGTCTCTAATAAAGTAGTAGCAGATGTCAATGTGCTTAGAACGTTCGTGCAGATGCGGATTCTTCACCAGTGCAATCGCTCCCTAATTGTCACCGTACATCTGGACTGTGATACCGTTCTTATTAACGTATTGGTGCAGGCCGAGATCTCTAAGTACTTAAGCTGCCTACTGTCCCTGCTTAGCGTACATAGCTTGTAAGATGTACTTAGACTCAGCACTTAAGGTTACTACTAACTTCTACTTCTTTGCTGCCCAAGAGAATAGTCCTCTATAGAACATTCCGACTCCCCTAGACATGCTCTTCTAGTCTGTCTTatcgcttgcccagtcagcgTCGGTGTAGATCCCAAACTCGTTTTAGTGATCTCCTCCTAGACCGAAGCGAATCTTCTGCTTTACTGTTGACCGTAGATATCTCATTAGATTCTTTAACGCAGTCCCGTGCATCTCTACAGGGTCTCTCATGTACTGGGCTAGTCGTCCAAGTACAAAGGCAATGTCTAGTCTCGTGAATACCATTGCGTATATTAAGCTTCCAATAATCTGTGAATATTGTGTAGAGTCGATTCTGGCGTCTTTAGGAGTAGCAGGCTTTAGGTGTTCGTAGTCTACAGCAGGGATCTTCTTTGACTTGTACTTTGCTAAGGTGATACCGTACTTATCTAGGACTGTCTCTAGGTACTGCTGTTGATTAAGGTAAATAGCTTTGTTAGCTCTATCGCGGGTGACTCTAACTCTAAGGATCTTTTAAATCTCCCCTAGGTTCTTAGAGTTGAATCTCGTAAGGAGCATTTCGTCGAACCAGGCTAGGTCTGAAGTGAGTTTTgcggcagcagcaatgtcGTCAACATAAACTAGTAGTAAAATACCTCTGCCTTTATGCGTGAATAGGCAGGGGTCTGCAAGGCTCTGTGTAAAACCAATCTTAGTTAGGAACCCCTTAAGTAGCAGGTTCTAATCTCGTCTAGCTTGCTTAAGTCCGTAAAGACTCCTCAAAACCTTCAGAACGTTGCCTTTCTTAACTTTTACCCCAGCTGGTGTTGTGAGGTAGATGTCTTCTTTTAAGTATAACTTAGTGAATGCGTTCTTAATGTCCTACTGCTAGCATTCTATGCCCTGTTTAGCAACAGTAGCAAGGAATAACCTTAAGGTGTCCATTCGTACTGTCGGGGCGAAAGTCTTAGTGTAGTCAATCCCGTGTTGTTGACTGAACCCTCGAGCAACAAGTCTAGCCTTAAACCTCTTAATCGTACTATCAACTTTAAGCTTAACAGTAAACACCTATTTTATAGTGACGAGGTTTGCACCCTAGGGTGGAATAAGCTCTTCCTAAGTTCCGTTCCCTATaagcagactccgcaacaatcaaatcaatcaatcttaaggttgtcgattggtttgattagcttgcggcgacgctgctgattgattgcggattgattgttaggggttttgagcagattgattgcgattgattggttgattggctgattgatgctaagaagtagtatacagggggttatggtgttgtactccagccttctatatcgtactgttgtacaatctcctcatctttgacgtcactccacttatcttcatcatcaccgttgttgtacaagccgtcaaagccagctcgtctccacgaacgtacaagctgaagggcagcaagtaactcgctgccaagagctcgccggcgcggctcaagtaaatcgccaagctcgctaaagagcctctcgcagtcgcaactagatgctggtatcgtgagtatatcaatcgcaaactggcttaaacacgggtattttgagcgtaattgaatccagtacttgactgggtggccatcgctaagatactgttcgcttgtccactctggctcttgagttctccagcgctcgtactcatcgtcgtgggcagcctctacctgagccttgttgcgccgtacgagggcgccaatcacatcatctattcctctatgccttggttttgcagttgtttgagatagaggacgtgtacgttgaggcttatacgactgccagagctgcaggaagccagcgttggctgatgttagccattctggcttatccacccagctgttctcgcagtagtatttgtagtatggatggaggcaggtagcagcgtagtatgctggcgatcgatcgagcttgttgtagtaatcgttggccttactccaggcggcgcggaggttaacaaagaggtgatcttcaggcgcatcaggtgggttgaagtcaacttgctcgtacgagcgcgtacgggcttcgagcgcgccaagtacgtattcaaatacacagactttccaaaaagcaagttgacttggattacttgcttgacttgcttggtttaaaccaagcaagcaagtcaagtaagagctgggcagctaagcaagcaagtcaagtcaagatactttgcttgcttggcttacttggtttacttggttgttttagcgttactgtgatgagggtgctaaaactgctgtacggtagatgtcgcgatggttttgaagtgttgcagttgcctcggttgagtcccaaacaggctaagcggctatcaaataacgttagccttagtctagcgcattgctccaatctcgacgtacgcctgtctagaagcctatcgcaatgcagtatcccctatagcaacgcgttttccagtgatttatactgccctgatacccccaatatggccaaacgtcgcctaccacaaacttctgctcggagcaaacgtacgaaagtagccgctgccaccaacaacgtcgcctcaactcctgaggcttcacctgagcctgcatctaagcctgcatctaagcctagacctcagcgtcgatcacctcgcaaaaccctagctgccgcaagccaggctaacgcctcgccgccaatacctaccttcgagttgcagttcttagagtcgcaggcggaggctgagattgtcgcgcccaccgagggcagccgagctggcacggtggctacaactgaggctggagagggtggtcaggatgagacaaacagcgcactagttgagaactttgacggcattgactgggcacgtttacctgattttatcaagccattggcgcgttctaagcgcccaaaaagttggatctttcagtatggctaccgcgttgttgagcgccatgctacatctcgaatctggtttgtgtgcaagtactgccatgtacacaaaactatcgacgctggccgtggtggtttgtttaacattactcaggctacaacctcagcagccacccatctcagccaaccaaagcctggccacaaccttacgaaagatggcccaaagttagcgcagagagctcgaggccagctgtcgttgcggcaagcttttgacgctggtttagacgtacaacaaaacactgctaacgcgtttggaaacttcgacgtagagggctttcgaacagccactgtcatgtggcttgttaaccgaaaccacccgctcagcgaacttacgacgcctgattttagagagatgatgagatttgccaacccagaggcagaggcagcgttgtgggtaagtaataccagcgtttctacctttgtgatgaggttgttccggtctatacgaccgcaagttatcgacaccctgtcaggctcagtaagcaaaatacacgtaagctttgatggctggacaacaaagggtggtaaacgtggcttctttggagtagtcgctcactttgccgacgcagctggaataatacgagacttaccaatcgatctgcctgagctcgctggcgcccacaccggtgaggctattgccaaagctatctcgacgacgctctcagcatacggaataacaagcgaccgattaggctattttgtactcgacaacgctaccaacaacgacactgcgatcgccgcgctcgcgcgcgagtacgaatttgagtccgctcaccggcgcctccgctgcagttgtcacacgcttaacctcatcggccaggctattatatttggcaccaacaaagacgcctacggcaacactcaagagcagtacaataccgaggagcagtatatgcgagagtggcggaaagatggccctattggagtgctagttgacgtcatcaactatatcaaaacgccgcaacagtacgagctttttcgtggctaccagcgccttgccaacaacaacctgcctgctgaagggcgtctcaaagtactcgagccagtcaagcctgtcgtcactcgctggaactcatactatgctgcttttgagcgcgctaccaagcttcaagccgcgtataacttgtacgctgagcatcatatcaatagggttatccttgaagatgcgcacgctgcgcagcggaataataagcggcccgacgccccaaactggatgagatcaactgggctccgagctgctgactgggcggtgattgcagagtaccaggactgcttagagccgctcaagtacgccacaaaacgcctcgagggacgctctaaggatggcaaatacggcgcaatctatgaggttatacccgtttttgagtacgtactcagcaagcttgaggcccgggcgcgcccgttcgagcacgtcgacttcaacgctcatgccgaggctccagaggatcacctcaacgtcaacctccgcgccgcgtggagcaaagccaacgactactacaacaagctcgacgactcgcccgcttactacgccgctgtttgcctacacccgtactacaagaactactgcgatgtggcgtgggcagacaaagctgattggcttactagtgccaacgcgtcgttccaacagctttgggcggcatacaaacctcaacgagcacgccagcggtatacaactgcgccgagtagcaacaacatagacgaggcaattattgctatacttagccgcaacaatgaccgagaggctccacttgacgagtttgagcgctggaaaacacaagagccgcagtggacgcaggagcagtacaacgcagatggaaatcctgtccaatactggatacaactactgccgaaatacccgcatttagcgcagtttgcaatcgatatcatgactatcccagcatcaagcagcgactgtgagcgcctcttcagtgagcttggcgaccttcttgaacctaaacgacgtgctctgggcagtgagctactcgcagctcttcaattagtaaggtcatgggtgcgagctggttataaaccgtacaactgtagcgaggctaagctttcagatgagcagcttgtaggagattacaacatactagagtggaacactgagttttggtaatttgtatgtagcttaatctctttgtagtagtcaagtaatccaagtacttgcaagtaatacaagcaagtcaagcaagtaaaaaaatcaccccaagcaagtcaagtaaagcctatgtttgaaccaagcaagtcaagtttagagcggtgacttgctttacttgcttgttggaaagtctggtaggctgaaggcagatattatagaagcgtgcgagtgtctccgggcctggtatggaaagccccaagctgaggggaacagcgatatcgaggatagtgagaacgaagacgactagattgacagtcagtagtaaaacacatttcctcggcttccttctttgcttcagcctcattcttggcggtcttgttggtcggaccggtctggtcggaccggtccttatgtaagcacctggtctggtctggtctgtaccctcagaccagaccagaccagaccattccgatcactggctgcagctgaggaggtggcctttgatacgtcaaaaactccactgccgccagtgtcaatgaccttgtggatgtggcagtatttgcatacaaaccacactcgattctgatcgtagagctcaacaacgcgatatccatgttgaaagatccaactcttgacgcgccgcccagttgtaagaggcttcatgaaccgagggaggcgatcccagttaatgccgtcaaagttatcgccattatcaggctctgtatcaacactagcctctgttgttgctgctgtaccagcctggctgccctcagccgcaccctcctcctctgtttgcgactcgaaaaattgcgactcaaacgttgtggcctggcttacggcggcgccaagggtttcctgaggcgacagcgatcgctgagataggacagagggccttgataggcgcgcccgtttggcggcggcggcggcggcagcagtattggtgggaactcgagagcgtttggccatcgtgggcgatactaaacactaaagaaaaatgtctgtataggtagctaggcaactagtgttgtgtgtaagggattattaggg belongs to Pyrenophora tritici-repentis strain M4 chromosome 10, whole genome shotgun sequence and includes:
- a CDS encoding zf-RING-2 multi-domain protein yields the protein MTLPTRSQFYRDYLQPLCILPGAPQYADISICVVCQEDFNEASYDMVSIQDCNHIFHRKCLIEWAESASPQRDACPSCRKTLFRYAPLTNRQRYEVMQEELEETFFAPDSRRRMQWRVVEEMSEMAAMFASEALHDQSRQILPGRGSVAHAQIQPFYRASIWSVDYVPEEPEFSRRPPLWYSDSQRPSTSPEHSPVPRASSEYSPRLPESEPEPHVPPPTSQIPVWSSAALPQVFIPTPTSRGHIGSLSQIPLYSVEEEPTHTPPTNPDNVTRLAHLQDFMTTNFTVSHVFCGVHTIQRIFDSYIIEFETGENHRVHGALGYVMARDTAIFYE
- a CDS encoding Atrophin-1 domain containing protein translates to MPARHPANTSREIHVKIILKPNSTYNIHSITSIAYTGNTATLKSALGLEAHLKPGCIILPNPSYADAMVLKRSETATDGFVAEVIIPPAHRYHVVKVNDVREKGDAPGWTIVETTDALFEVGGGDYVVRRKNFGRSVIIENLGE
- a CDS encoding Dimer-Tnp-hAT domain containing protein; this translates as MRLKITSLLTSAPPGLDRSPAYYAATCLHPYYKYYCENSWVDKPEWLTSANAGFLQLWQSYKPQRTRPLSQTTAKPRHRGIDDVIGALVRRNKAQVEAAHDDEYERWRTQEPEWTSEQYLSDGHPVKYWIQLRSKYPCLSQFAIDILTIPASSCDCERLFSELGDLLEPRRRALGSELLAALQLVRSWRRAGFDGLYNNGDDEDKWSDVKDEEIVQQYDIEGWTIYLNQQQYLETVLDKYGITLAKYKSKKIPAVDYEHLKPATPKDARIDSTQYSQIIGSLIYAMVFTRLDIAFVLGRLAQYMRDPVEMHGTALKNLMRYLRSTVKQKIRFGLGGDH